The following coding sequences are from one Apodemus sylvaticus chromosome X, mApoSyl1.1, whole genome shotgun sequence window:
- the LOC127675400 gene encoding uncharacterized protein LOC127675400 translates to MAVTAALSAAAAAAALSGLAVRLSRWAATRSSYGAFCKGLTRTLLTFFDLAWRLRVNFPYFYMVASVMLNVRLQRITRVCQTCCLPLGGKQKNPKEGMLPQDLIYQAPCLKGEELLGDSAHHQHTDWETHPPTLQASSPFSCRGLMRCHLNSEWKRIGPVSSQEGPTQ, encoded by the exons ATGGCGGTGACCGCGGCCCTCTCTgctgcagcggcggcggcggccctGTCTGGCTTGGCCGTGCGACTGTCGCGGTGGGCGGCGACGCGCAGCTCCTACGGTGCCTTCTGCAAGGGGCTCACGCGCACGCTACTCACCTTCTTCGACCTGGCCTGGCGCCTGCGCGTGAACTTCCCCTACTTCTACATGGTGGCCTCGGTGATGCTCAACGTCCGCCTGCAG AGAATCACCAGAGTCTGCCAAACCTGTTGCCTCCCCCTTGGCGGAAAGCAGAAGAACCCAAAAGAAGGGATGCTACCACAGGACTTGATTTACCAGGCCCCATGCCTGAAG GGTGAGGAGCTTCTTGGAGACTCAGCTCATCACCAGCACACAGACTGGgagacccacccacccaccctgcaGGCATCCAGTCCCTTTTCATGCAGAGGACTCATGAGATGTCACCTGAACTCCGAATGGAAGAGGATTGGGCCAGTGAGCTCCCAGGAAGGCCCTACACAGTAA